A region from the Vicia villosa cultivar HV-30 ecotype Madison, WI linkage group LG3, Vvil1.0, whole genome shotgun sequence genome encodes:
- the LOC131661097 gene encoding F-box protein At5g39450-like, producing the protein MLCDSNMLLYLPDDVFAIISRSFSPRDICNLSLCCKSLNSLVTSEKIWLTQCEVLGIVPHKDLVEWRKGVSCYKALCRFLLKVQPLIGIWVHQNPELGNVVYVMPGFVSVVGCRIIPQELGPLGMEDGPILWASVFEVVADFDGLAMFFLHGREKGVDYVYPGSAKSIDKFCNILLLEVEPEKSKNVGSLLESKSFAHQSGLELSRKVGRSNSDICRSRIVSEGNVSFSKLAFSDRRKLLEVTTSQVRQKVTDTVIGPLFPRLRDDEENFQKDLVLLRERTLVLRQMYRLCCSENEIDYKANSQEVVGATQLDFDDKPSRAVPDSLFEEDGGEQCVKRKGIRGYFWNSLKHILGRSNSVNDSHSASKKLTTSGEIRHARLQEFLRSSDTIKLTLNASNMKLSSYRAWPNMHDSRYALYKLPLRVPGADQEYAGLWGGAFGWPPGKPSEDKPGKALFFLLLSYEEFQGQQLLIATKILEGTHYVLHPNGSAMFIANINEPSSEPFPWNTDADSLPVNIKHAFTGEGIASGYGFRYPGSKPGSLFVFHNGIIAFIWKETRAVLTLQRLNLQDLLKKGERIPSLLPIANFSYLTKSYSNVFAGIPTSSNSLSSPRKGRR; encoded by the exons ATGTTGTGTGATTCAAACATGCTTCTATATTTACCTGATGATGTGTTTGCTATAATTTCTCGATCCTTTTCACCTAGAGATATATGTAATCTGAGTTTATGCTGCAAGAGCTTGAATTCTCTTGTGACTTCTGAGAAAATCTGGTTGACTCAATGTGAAGTTTTGGGGATAGTGCCTCATAAGGATCTTGTTGAGTGGAGAAAGGGTGTGTCTTGTTATAAGGCACTTTGTCGTTTTCTGTTGAAAGTTCAACCGTTGATTGGGATATGGGTTCATCAGAATCCGGAATTAGGGAACGTTGTGTATGTGATGCCTGGTTTTGTTTCTGTTGTTGGGTGTAGGATAATTCCTCAAGAGCTTGGTCCGTTAGGTATGGAAGACGGTCCGATTTTATGGGCGTCGGTTTTTGAGGTTGTTGCTGATTTTGATGGTTTGGCTATGTTTTTCCTTCATGGGAGGGAAAAGGGTGTTGATTATGTTTATCCTGGTTCGGCTAAGTCGATTGATAAATTTTGTAATATATTGTTGCTTGAGGTTGAGCCCGAGAAAAGTAAAAATGTTGGTTCTTTGTTGGAGAGTAAGAGTTTTGCGCATCAGTCGGGTTTGGAGTTGTCTAGGAAGGTTGGTAGGTCGAATAGTGATATTTGTAGGTCACGAATTGTGAGTGAGGGAAATGTTAGTTTTAGCAAATTAGCTTTTTCTGATAGAAGAAAGTTGCTTGAGGTTACTACTAGTCAAGTTCGACAAAAGGTTACGGATACGGTGATAGGACCGTTGTTTCCTAGGTTGAGGGATGATGAGGAAAACTTTCAGAAAGATTTGGTGCTCTTGAGGGAAAGAACATTAGTCCTTAGACAAATGTACAGGCTTTGTTGTAGTGAGAATGAGATTGACTATAAGGCAAATTCACAAGAGGTAGTTGGGGCAACGCAGTTAGACTTCGATGATAAACCTTCTAGGGCCGTGCCTGATTCTCTGTTTGAGGAGGATGGTGGCGAACAATGCGTCAAGAGAAAAGGAATTCGCGGATATTTCTGGAATAGTCTTAAACATATTCTAGGAAGATCGAATTCAGTTAATGACAGTCATTCGGCTTCCAAGAAGCTTACTACAAGCGGTGAGATTAGGCATGCTAGGCTTCAAGAGTTTCTTAGATCGAGTGACACGATAAAGCTTACCTTGAATGCCTCGAATATGAAACTATCCTCTTATAGAGCATGGCCGAATATGCACGACAGTAGGTATGCACTTTACAAATTACCTTTGCGAGTTCCCGGTGCTGACCAAGAGTATGCTGGATTATGGGGAGGTGCTTTTGGTTGGCCTCCAGGGAAGCCTTCCGAAGACAAGCCTGGAAAGGCTTTGTTTTTTCTTCTCCTCTCTTATGAGGAGTTTCAGGGTCAACAACTTCTCATTGCAACCAAAATATTGGAAGGCACGCACTATGTCTTGCATCCTAATGGTTCAGCGATGTTTATAGCCAATATCAACGAACCTTCCTCCGAACCTTTTCCTTGGAACACTGATGCAGACTCACTGCCGGTGAATATCAAGCATGCTTTCACAGGAGAGGGTATTGCAAGTGGTTACGGGTTCAGATATCCTGGATCAAAGCCGGGCTCGCTCTTTGTTTTTCATAATGGTATAATCGCATTCATTTGGAAGGAAACAAGGGCTGTTTTGACGTTGCAAAGACTTAATTTGCAAGATCTTTTGAAGAAGGGTGAAAGGATACCTTCTCTGCTTCCCATTGCCAATTTTTCATATTTGACAAAGTCCTACTCTAATGTGTTTGCCGGCATTCCCACCTCTTCCAATTCTTTGTCTTCACCAAG GAAAGGGCGTCGCTAG